The Azospirillum baldaniorum genome contains a region encoding:
- a CDS encoding ribbon-helix-helix domain-containing protein: MNIMIAGRRTSMRLEPTMWDALEDIARREGLTVNGLCTLIKDRLDEQIRRRGPGADNAEVTLTSAVRVFIAAYFRRACTEDGHVQAGHGGGDPFVGTPFDLPPLDELDRTESGAGTTASALPPAAKPGATGEGLRSALDA; encoded by the coding sequence ATGAACATCATGATTGCCGGGCGCCGCACGAGCATGCGTCTGGAGCCGACCATGTGGGACGCTCTGGAGGACATTGCCCGCCGCGAGGGCCTGACGGTCAACGGCCTCTGCACCCTGATCAAGGACCGGCTGGACGAGCAGATCCGGCGGCGCGGTCCGGGCGCGGACAATGCGGAGGTCACCCTGACCTCGGCGGTCCGCGTCTTCATCGCGGCCTATTTCCGCCGGGCCTGCACCGAGGACGGTCATGTCCAGGCCGGACACGGCGGGGGCGATCCCTTCGTGGGGACGCCTTTCGACCTGCCACCGCTCGACGAGCTGGACCGGACGGAAAGCGGGGCCGGCACCACGGCATCGGCTTTGCCGCCGGCGGCGAAGCCGGGCGCGACGGGCGAGGGCCTGCGGTCCGCGCTGGACGCGTGA